A single genomic interval of Rhododendron vialii isolate Sample 1 chromosome 3a, ASM3025357v1 harbors:
- the LOC131320887 gene encoding F-box/kelch-repeat protein At3g23880-like isoform X4: MWDCNLPHELIVEILKRLPAKSLLRFRCVRKSWSSLITSPVFIASYNNLNSTNPSTSNTQILLRNYSETLHKEIYTLHHDNTTFDIHTELEFPFTSFNPYFRLVGSCNGLICLADTLFTHKNKVILWNPSVRKFLNLPSPSIQYEREWLFKSVFGFGFDCKKKDYKVVRIAIGGLSINIRPRAEVFELSTGAWRAIDAVVPPYEMHHCWLQANLNGSVHWLVFNPSQNGGFCSLIVAFDVSDEVFREILLPLSLANEHLVDLSITVCGNCLALCHYYQVTNRRACTIWVLKEYGVGTWYKMFTIDLQQGVLVALSFRGNGEVLLATGGEELVYYSPKKKQVTHLGIRGSLQPLEFYTGSFYLDTYVQSLVFLDRVNGVSDSEAALLSLDE; this comes from the coding sequence ATGTGGGATTGCAATCTACCTCACGAGCTCATCGTCGAAATCCTCAAACGACTCCCCGCGAAATCGCTCCTCCGCTTCAGGTGTGTTCGTAAGTCATGGTCTTCTCTAATTACCAGTCCCGTTTTCATCGCATCATACAACAATCTAAACAGTACAAACCCTAGTACTAGTAACACTCAAATTCTCCTCAGAAATTACTCTGAAACCCTCCACAAAGAGATCTACACATTACACCATGATAATACCACTTTTGATATCCACACGGAGCTCGAATTCCCGTTCACTAGCTTCAACCCTTACTTTAGATTAGTGGGTTCTTGTAATGGTTTGATATGTTTGGCTGATACTTTGTTCACACATAAGAATAAGGTCATTCTATGGAACCCTTCAGTTAGAAAATTCTTGAACCTTCCGTCCCCGAGTATTCAGTATGAAAGGGAGTGGTTGTTCAAGTCTGTGTTTGGTTTTGGGTTCGATTGTAAAAAAAAGGACTACAAGGTGGTCAGGATTGCCATTGGTGGGTTGTCGATAAACATTCGCCCCAGGGCGGAGGTTTTTGAATTGAGCACGGGAGCATGGAGGGCTATTGATGCGGTTGTGCCTCCTTATGAGATGCACCATTGTTGGTTGCAGGCTAATTTGAATGGCTCTGTGCATTGGCTTGTGTTTAACCCGAGCCAGAATGGTGGGTTTTGTAGTTTGATTGTGGCATTTGATGTGAGTGATGAGGTGTTTCGGGAGATATTGTTGCCCCTTAGTTTGGCTAATGAGCATTTGGTGGATTTGTCCATTACAGTTTGTGGGAATTGCCTCGCGCTATGCCATTATTATCAGGTTACAAATCGCAGGGCTTGTACCATTTGGGTGTTGAAAGAGTACGGTGTTGGAACTTGGTATAAAATGTTTACTATTGATTTGCAACAAGGAGTGTTGGTGGCATTAAGTTTTCGGGGGAATGGTGAAGTTCTGCTTGCAACAGGAGGGGAAGAGCTGGTCTACTATAGTCCGAAGAAGAAACAAGTTACTCATCTTGGGATCCGTGGGAGTTTGCAACCGCTTGAATTTTATACTGGCTCATTCTATTTGGATACGTACGTGCAAAGTCTAGTTTTTCTTGACAGAGTGAATGGAGTTTCAGATTCTGAGGCAGCACTTCTTTCACTCGATGAATAG